One part of the Ornithodoros turicata isolate Travis chromosome 2, ASM3712646v1, whole genome shotgun sequence genome encodes these proteins:
- the LOC135383427 gene encoding uncharacterized protein LOC135383427 → MMAVGLVRKDRNRIPKYYETVVGCYFGFEFKRLFRLSRDTFQSLVAHFCASSYFPNAPGGRPQISAEKTCLILLSYIGSQCSMYSVADRFDVSESSVHMCVYRVLNFLQSISAGVICWPDQQEQERIKAGFLANSMGKGPRKTLGWVDGCHIEINKPAESSQSYCNRKKWPSLLLQGVCDDRKQFIDLFIGFPGSAHDARVLRESPLFENAPAKCNNGYLLGDSAYPLQPWLLTPYRDNEGSFPIWKKRFNKCHSQQRVAIENTYGLLEQRFRRLYLVDAASIKQCCLIIMGACVLHNMCNQERDFFD, encoded by the coding sequence ATGATGGCGGTAGGCCTCGTAAGAAAGGACAGGAATCGGATACCGAAATACTATGAGACTGTCGTGGGTTGCTACTTCGGCTTTGAATTCAAGCGACTTTTTCGACTCTCCAGAGATACGTTTCAATCGCTTGTCGCTCACTTTTGTGCGTCGTCTTATTTTCCCAATGCACCTGGAGGACGACCGCAGATCAGCGCCGAGAAAACCTGCCTCATTCTTCTAAGTTACATCGGCAGCCAGTGCAGCATGTATTCTGTTGCCGACCGTTTTGACGTTTCGGAATCATCAGTGCACATGTGCGTGTACAGAGTGCTCAACTTTTTGCAAAGCATCAGCGCAGGTGTCATCTGTTGGCCCGACCAACAAGAACAAGAACGGATTAAGGCTGGCTTTCTGGCGAACAGTATGGGCAAAGGGCCACGGAAGACTCTAGGATGGGTAGACGGATGTCACATTGAAATTAACAAGCCGGCAGAGTCCTCACAGTCCTACTGCAATCGTAAGAAATGGCCCTCACTCCTTCTACAAGGTGTGTGCGACGACAGGAAGCAATTTATTGATCTTTTCATTGGGTTCCCGGGCTCGGCACATGACGCCAGAGTGCTCCGTGAAAGCCCACTCTTTGAAAATGCTCCAGCAAAATGCAACAATGGCTACCTCTTAGGTGACTCAGCATACCCTCTTCAGCCATGGCTGCTGACACCGTATCGTGACAATGAAGGTAGCTTCCCCATCTGGAAGAAGCGGTTTAACAAGTGCCATTCACAGCAGCGAGTGGCCATAGAGAACACGTATGGCCTGTTGGAGCAACGCTTCAGGAGGTTGTATCTTGTTGACGCTGCCAGCATAAAGCAGTGCTGTTTGATCATCATGGGTGCATGTGTTTTGCACAATATGTGTAATCAGGAACGAGACTTCTTTGACTAG
- the LOC135384602 gene encoding uncharacterized protein LOC135384602 produces MTADSCSQSIVVNLNGVETSLTPVINSDGSFVRNGNNYAYKALDGTVLDVLFTGIKQAAHMCTPTVPLQAAAAPPSSEEPGPSYGATESELWTAPKTRFLIGNYKELKELVGKKGGFRTKRALWQMLAERIRATFATDVSPLQVENKWKCLERAYKKAKTKNGSSGHSRVSCDHEDTPTDNEESSGTPPREPETPRQAPLEGNDGGSCKRRRRRDRTPFDALLQAFEKAQRDRAERFDRKMLLLVPLVSAVEKKNEGE; encoded by the exons ATGACGGCGGACAGCTGTTCGCAAAGTATTGTCGTTAACCTGAACGGCGTAGAAACTTCGCTCACGCCAGTTATTAACAGCGACGGCTCCTTTGTACGCAACGGGAACAACTATGCCTACAAAGCATTAG ATGGGACCGTCCTCGATGTCCTTTTCACGGGCATAAAGCAGGCTGCGCACATGTGCACTCCGACGGTACCTCTGCAGGCCGCAGCTGCACCTCCAAGTAGTGAAGAGCCAGGGCCTTCCTATGGAGCAACAGAATCAGAGCTGTGGACAGCACCAAAGACCCGGTTTCTGATAGGAAACTACAAGGAACTCAAAGAGCTAGTTGGAAAAAAGGGTGGATTCCG GACGAAAAGAGCACTGTGGCAAATGCTTGCCGAGAGGATCCGAGCGACGTTTGCAACAGATGTGAGCCCTCTCCAGGTGGAAAACAAATGGAAATGTCTGGAGAGGGCTTACAAGAAGGCAAAGACGAAGAATGGTTCGTCGGGTCACTCTCGAGTGTCCTGCGACCACGAAGA CACTCCCACAGACAACGAAGAAAGCTCCGGCACCCCGCCACGGGAACCAGAGACACCACGTCAGGCTCCTCTAGAAGGAAACGACGGAGGAAGTTGCAAGAGGAGGCGACGAAGAGACAGAACACCTTTTGACGCCCTTCTGCAGGCGTTTGAAAAGGCTCAGAGGGACCGAGCAGAACGCTTTGACAGGAAAATGTTGCTACTGGTACCCCTTGTCTCAGCCgtcgaaaagaaaaatgaaggagAATGA
- the LOC135383426 gene encoding uncharacterized protein LOC135383426, with product MAADNLSLTVNGVETSLTPVLSQDGFRFHNGNTYAYKTPDGATVGVVFAGPVQTSQEQSTQLSNSHTVQAVNQQSGASDGSQAAQSDSLEGQELWTGPKTRFLIARYKEQKEMVGKKGGFRTKRALWQALADAISKEFDSSVTTIQVENKWKSLERAYKRTKTKNGSSGHSRVSCEHEEELGDVLEKEHHISPTTLLAPGLTIEKDSSSTPTDTEESQQPGGRDTGNSRTPHSAGW from the exons ATGGCGGCAGACAACTTGAGCTTGACAGTGAATGGTGTCGAGACGTCGCTAACGCCGGTTCTGTCACAAGACGGTTTCCGTTTTCACAACGGGAACACTTACGCATATAAGACGCCAG ATGGTGCCACGGTGGGTGTCGTCTTTGCTGGGCCAGTCCAGACCAGTCAAGAGCAGTCTACTCAACTTAGCAACAGCCATACTGTCCAGGCTGTTAATCAGCAGTCTGGAGCATCTGATGGAAGTCAGGCTGCCCAGTCAGACAGCCTGGAAGGGCAGGAACTATGGACTGGGCCAAAGACTCGGTTCTTGATTGCAAGATATAAAGAACAGAAAGAGATGGTGGGGAAGAAGGGTGGATTTCG CACGAAACGTGCGTTATGGCAAGCGCTTGCCGACGCTATCTCAAAGGAGTTTGATAGCAGTGTGACCACCATCCAAGTCGAGAACAAATGGAAGTCTCTCGAGAGGGCCTACAAACGGACGAAGACAAAGAATGGGTCCTCAGGCCATTCTAGGGTTTCCTGTGAGCATGAAGA GGAGTTGGGCGATGTGCTTGAGAAAGAGCACCACATCAGCCCGACCACTCTTCTTGCTCCAGGGTTAACCATTGAAAAGGACAGCTCCAG CACTCCAACCGACACTGAAGAGAGCCAGCAGCCCGGCGGACGAGACACAGGCAACTCCCGAACCCCGCACTCCGCAGGGTGGTGA